Part of the Equus caballus isolate H_3958 breed thoroughbred chromosome 5, TB-T2T, whole genome shotgun sequence genome is shown below.
ACCCTGAGACATGGGAAGGAATGGCCTGGGGCCCATGCCATACTCTTGCTGAGGGTGCTCACCAAATGGCAGGGGCACCATCTTCTGCTGAGCTGGCAGCATGTCTGCGCCACCTGGGCGTAATTTCATCATCTCCTCAGGGCCCGCCCCAGCCTCTCTCATCTTCTGAGGTATCATCTGAGAGTTAGATCCCATGTTGACGTTTAGACTGACATCTCCTTTCATCCCACTAGGAACCATCCCAAACTCAAGTTCCCGACCAGGGCCCATCTGTGGGGGCATTCCTTTTGGAAAGTCACCCCTGGAAGGACTCAGAGGGCCTTCAACTGGTATTCGAGGGAAAATGGGATTACTCCCAGGCTCCATGTGTCGCTGGGAGCCTGGGATCATCCTATTCATCTCCATGCTGGGCCTGATGCCTTCCATACTCATCCCTGGGGGGAGACCCAGCTGTTTCTCTGCCAGCTGCTGTTGAAACATCTCTTCAGACAATCCTTGGGGGTTTGGGAAGCGTTCCCCTCGGCCAGGACCACTGAAGACACCCTGGCCAGGTGGGAAGTTTCGACCATCTGGGATTTTTGGCACATCATCTGGCCAACTGACTCCGGAAAGACCTGGTCTAGACGCCGGGTTGGGGACATTTGGCCCCTCCATTTCAGAGTTTATCATTCCTGCAAATCCAGGGAGGCGCATCTGGCTCCCTGGAATGTTGGGGTGGGGAGCCATGCCCCTCGGGGGTAGAGAATGTGGCATGTTGATCCCATCAGCAAACGGCTCTGCACCCCCAGGTCCCCAGCCTTCACTGGGAGTCATCTGGTACGGAGGGGGAGGCCCTCGGACCACTCCCCGAGGCCCATGCTGATGGACCATCATGTCCTGGAGGGAGCACTGCTGTACCACCACTTGTtcctgctttctcctcttctcttcatAGAACTCCTGCTGCAGTTTCAGCCAGGCTATCTGCTCAGGGGTCATATGATCCAGATGGTCGGGTCCTATGGGCCCAGACTGGGAGTTCATGGAAGGCGGAACCATTTCATCTGGAGAAAAGGGCATATCTCTATGTCCTTGAGGGCCAAATGGAGCTCCCACATCTGTCCGGGGCCCAGGTCCCTTACCTAGGCTTTGGGATTGAGCCATCATGGCCTGTATTGGCCCTTCTGGTTTTTTCTGAGGTCCGTCTAATACCCCAGTATTCTGCTGGGGTCCCCCACTTTGTCCTCCTGTGAATTCTTTTTCATCAGGAAAAAGCATACGTTGGATATCTCTGAGTGTTTGTAAGGAGCGTTCCCGGTGTTCCAGCTGCTCCTGAGACAGTCCATCGGGGTTCTCTCCCAGCGTGGGGGGCTCTCCACTGGACACTGGTGGAGGCGGGGGTGCTTTGGGATCTGCTGAAGAGCTATTGCTCCCCTGGGAGACAGGGGTCACTGCTCGGTTGTTGGGCGTTGAGTTTGGCCCAGTACCGTCTGGAGGCAGCGGAGTGGAGCTGGCAGGGCTGCCTACAGAAGGAATCAGTTTGTTTTCTACCCCAGGACTCTCCCTGTCCAGGGGCCGTGGGGGTGCGGCAGGCTTGGGTGCTGGTGCCGGAATGGGTGGAGTTGGCTGCAGTCTGCTATTCTGGGAAGAATTCTGGTCCTGGTTGGCTGGAGCTGGGGGCTGCTGTGGGAGAGGTTTCGGATCATTCCGGAGGGCAGATATCTGTGTGTTCTAAagataaatgagattttaaaaaatcattggtAAATTGAATAGAAGGGCAATTAAAAGAGCAAGATATGTTACAAAGGACTTGTCCCAGTCACATAAATCTACACTGACAGTTGCTGTAGAAATTGCTCATGTACAACCCCACTTTGGACATGCagacattttggtttttttcttccactttacTGTCAAATGGCATCCTCTTTCCCTTGCTGAAGATTAGGTTTCAATAACTTTATAAGCATGCCAGGGGAGAGCCACTCTGCCTAAGTGAATACATCTGAGTATTTATTTCGAGGAACAGGTTTGATATCGCATGTCTACTGTGTGTTTCTGATTCAGGGAGAGATTAGTTTCTTGGTATGTGGGAGGCTGTACCTAACACCCTTCTCTTTTCCCCGAAAGCACAACTGGGTATGTAGACTTCTCATTGTCAATCATATGGTCTGATGTTTTCAACTGAAAGAAAAAGTACCTGTCACTTCCAGCTCTGTGCTCTACCAGCCGGAGGCAGCAGGTAAGGCCGTTCCGTGTCAGTGTTGCCTCTGGCATGGTGACTACCACAGACTCCTCTCCTTGAGTTTCCAGGGGGCCTGACATCTCCggtttctgttttcagtttgcGATCACTGATTCCATATTTGATAAGAATTTGTACATTAACTGGAGTAAGATAATCTGCAGGCAGGAAGCGTCTGTGGAGAAATCTGAGGCTATCTAGCTCATGGTGTCTCTTGATCTATTCTTTCCAATAGACAGCAGACTGCCCTTTTTACAGGCTGGGTGATGgccttattattattaattaagtACTCACACTCTACTAAGTCCTGGGTAAAGGCACTCACCTACAAAGGGTGACATGGATGCTGTTAGTGTTTGGAAGAGGGATGTCTATGTTCTAGGTCTAAACCTTGGAACTGCTAAAGGGACTGAAGAAGGGAGGGTACTGAAGACAAAAGGGCTCAGCCTACAACCTCCATCTCAGGGATCTTTCACCAGCCTGCAGGGAGCTGCGTGATCCCTTTTTGGGTCCTACCCTGTTCATTTGCTCCTACTTGTTCACTTAATCCAGTCTGTATTTCCAGACCTATAGGGCTCTCACTTACCTCCCCACCTACTCTCCGGAAAGTTTACCTGTGTACAAATTTGTACACGAATCATTATATGTATCCCTGCATAGGAACAGTCTGTTGCATGAACACAAAGATGTATCTTTGAGGATTCACATTTGGTGAATACGGATATGTTTCACTTGCAGGCATCCAAGCACATATGTCTGCAGGCAGAGATGGGTGTGCGTAGGACTGGCTGAACCTGTATGACTCTGAATAGTCAAGCTGTCTTCTGTGTCCCTGACCTCTTAGCTGGAGTGTGGAGGTCACCTTAATTTTCCTTCCAGTGCCATTTGAAGTTTGGTTTTGTTGGTCAGATTCTGTCTGTTTGGCGGGGGTGCGCACTGATTTCATATAAGGTGAGCATGACagaagaaaacagtttggtactACCCTTTTAATTTTAGATTTGGAGCAATGGTGATTTGTCTAGTCCCAGTTCCCTCCTTAactcattttctgatttcattttagtACCAGAGAAGGCGCAGGTGAAAACTGAATTAAGATTTGTCATTAAGTCAATAAAATGTTGGTTTGAGTTGCAATGTACCCTGTGCATTCCAggacaataaaatttttaaatatacatattctttacatacaaattaaaatatatatacattttaaatattatatagatCCATCCCCTACCCTTGAGTAGCGGAGATGTAGGAGGAATGTGAAATTCCTTTTCTAAGTCTTGGGAAGCCCAAGCTCTGCTATGTCAACAGAGAAGGACTTTACTGGTACACAACATAGAATGTCATCTAGTTTATCTTGAATTGTCACTTCAGCCATTTATTGTTATTTAACTCTTCCCATGTTTAAGACTCATCCCAGTATTAGATTTTATGCTTCCTCaaagcagggactgtgtcttgaACCTCTTAGTGTCCCCACAGCATTCAGTGCAATGCCTTGACAATGCCAGACCCAAGAAGTACCTTTGGTTCAATTTGAAACATTACATGTATTAAAACAACCATTGTGTGATTTTTCTAATGTAGTTTATAGAGTAAGTAGGAGATTAAGTTCCAAATAGGAAATAGACTAACATTTATTATAATCTTAGAAATACCAAGCTATTAAAAGCATTCAATGGTCCCctcaatttgaaataaataagaatCATTTTGAAAGTCACTGACTCTCTAATTATGGTATTATCAGCATGTACTCCAGTACTGTAGTTTTGgttgttacttttttctctgttcttcaacTCAAGATTGTTTGTTAGTTTCTTAAAACCTGCTCGGTACACAGGGTCTGAATTCAGATTCTCCCAGAGATGGTTACACGAAGAAAATCCTAAGATATCTATATAactccttttttattttgcaCCCTTTCCCTCCTAGTAATTCATCAACAAGCAGCATGCTAGTAGAAAAGACCAGTACAGTGTAATATGCCCAAAGCTACACAATGCAAGAATTAGGTTAAAGGCCCAGAATGTAGCTCACCCATCAAGACTATCTCCCTGTCAATGAAATTCACCTTCTCCCATCCTTACAGTCACCATAGAACCTTTAAACCATTATGCCATTTCCAAAATGACGTACCAGAGGGGCTGTACTTCTCTCTGTCTTGCTGTTGGAGATGTTCTGGATGTGGAAAGAGACAATAGTTTCAACCTGGCCCTTCAATACAGCTTCTGCAGCTCTGCAAAGACGGAAGAGATGCACACACTCAGACTTGTTGCTATCTCATTAACTGTAATTCCAAAGCATTTAACCCCAGACTGAACTtataagagagaggaagaaatgtaAAGAACCACCAGAAATACTGAAcgagaagaaattaagagaaacagGTTTTCATCATTTGTGTCTATCATTTACCATCAAActtctgaaatgaaaagataGCCATTAGCAAATCTCAAaagaggcattaaaaaaaaaccccaagattTTCCCCCTCAAACCAATCCACCGTGGTTGGTGTTTTATAGAGAATCCTGGTTCAAAATCCCAGCCTGAGAAGAGTGAACACAAAACCTCACAACATCTAATGATAATCTAAGGATGTCATGATTCACTCCGTATCTTAACTGAAAATTCTGAAGTGAGGAAAAATGTCAGAGAACTGTATGCAGGgtattcatattttataaacaaataaataagtaaaaatccatagatccatccatccaccaaaaACATACATACCAAAATATTCACAGTAGGTACCTCTGTGAATTccagagattttttctttttatttatattttctaattattctaAAATAGACATGTAAAAAAGAACACTAAGttgtcatttaaaaagtattaagtTGCAGAAAAGTGTGCATTGTGCAGTCAATCCCTTTTGTAtgtaaaaaagatatatatgtatatttgtataagCACACAAAGTTTCCAGAAGGAAAGCCAAGGAAGTATCATCAGTGGTTGGCTCTGAGGAGTGAGGGTGGGgaggttttatattttattttacctctttCTGTACTGTTAACGTTAAGTGATAATAATACAAGCGGGCAATGGGAATAAGAACTTAGGTGCCCAAACACATGAGCCATGCCAACAGCAGGACACAGTCACTGActtacttatttgccatctcagTAGAAAAGACATACACCACTTTGGCGGGAGTCTTCTGAGCAGGTGTGGGATCTGGGGCAGTAGTCTGGCCATGAGAGGGGGTGGAAGACCTGGGCACTGTCGCATTTGACGGGGTCATCGAGTGTGGTGTGTGCTGGGAGTCCTGGGACTTTATGTGGTCAGCAGAATTACATTCTAAAAGAATGAAGAGACTCACGTCATAGAAAGAATAAGACTCTTTCTTCTGCCAGCATTTACAGCATCACAACACAAACCCACCTTGAGAATTTCAAGGAAGAAATACCTTGCTAAGAGGAAACCTCTTCTActcataaaaattcaaatacGCTTCTCCCTAAATGACTTGTTAGAAAGCActcttcccccacctcctcactGCTCTATTACGCGTCCCTCAGGTATGAGTGTACATGTCCCTCCTTTCTGCAAACCTTTGGAGAACCTCCTGGGCTAGACTGGATGTCCCTGCTGGTTGAACCCATAGCCCCCTACTTCTCTTACTTCAGCATTTATCAAACTTTATTGCAATTGTTCAGTGATCTGCTGTCTAGGAGTATTCAAATCCTCGAGGACAGCAACTGTATTTGTCCTGCTGACCACGGCACCCCcggcacccagcacagtgctggcacTCAAGACAGGCCTCCCACCAACACCTGAGGAAGCAAGGAGGGGGCACAACCACCCaggttttcatttctaatttgggCTGGGGAATCACGCTTCCACTCCTAGAATACCAACTTTGCATTCTGGCCTACAGTTAAGATTTTTGGACAAGGAGGAGAAAAGCCTAAAACCACAGCCATTGGTCCCATGCTCTTCCTGGCTCACTCCATTCTGGTCTCTACCACATGCAGTTGCTCATTCCTGCCACACTGAAATCAGCTGTGACAAACCTGGACTAGTTCCAGGGCTTCCTCCTGTGTCTACCACTCTGGCAACCAAACAGCACAAAACTTGTCTTAGAGGATTAATCTGATGGAGAAGACGCCAGAAAAACTGCTCCAGTGTGCACCACTGGCATAGACAAACTGGAGCTACTGGCTTGATACTGAAGTACAAATAGCACAGAGGCCAGAAACATCCATGAGAACATGGTTAAGGCTGTGGAACATCCCACGACCCCTAAAACACTTGTATCCACAAAAGGAATAACTCCTCAACAAGGTGGTTCCAAACTATTCTTTGGTtagtggggaaaggagaggaaatagtTCCATCTTAAACTGTGAGAACTCCTGCATCTGATACCTACTCTCCCCACTTGGCTGCTATTAGGCTCTCCAGCATCCACCAATGCAGAGGCCTTCCCTCAGGCGTACCTACTTCCCTCTGAGTCTCAAAGATCTTATAGACATACCTTTAATGTCAGAGTCATCGTTTGGAGTCCCAGGATCTCTCTGATCAAAGGAGTCGGCGGAAATACTTCGCTCCCTTTTCCCCTTGCCCTTGGCACCATTTCCAGCCCCATTCTTCAGCCCCATGCTCCCACCTGGGCCAGGGAGTGCTTTAGGGGTATGGCCCCCACTCTTGGAGTCACAGGGGGATGGCTGGGATTGGCTGGCTGAGCCCCCCTGTTTACCCTGATTGGAGAATTTGGAATCCAGCTGGGGGTTTCCAGATGGGGACATCACTGTAGGGGGACGGACCATCACCTCCTGCTTTGACTTAGGGCTACTAAAAGAGACAAATAACAAAGGGAGATCAGACACTGGATATAGCTGGTCAGCACAAACCAGGCAGAAGCAGTTTCTATCGTGGGTCAAGGAGACCTGGAAGACTATGGAACCATCCCACATTTCACCTCAGCCCCTTGCCTGttccccccccacccctgctcccatCTCAGAGCTATTGACAGAGAGGAAGATCAAGCAGAGTGGCCTGCCAGGTCTCGGGAACCCTAGAGTCACATGGGGAACCATCTCTAGGGCTTCTGTCAATAAAGGACAACGGTTTCTATGTACATGGAGAAGTGACTCTCACACTAAGACTAGCTCAGAGTAAACAAACAGGCATCGTTAAGATCAAAATACTACCCATTCCCCTGGCTGATGACAAGGAACAGCTGTAACGAGAGCCTGGCTTCCCTGCTGGAAAACACAAGCAGGTCCAGGAGAGCATGAGGAAACTGCTGGTGAGTGGAGGTTAAGGAAACCCTCCAGGATATGAATCCCCCAACAAGCAGGGTCACACCAGAGCAGAGACACTAACCACTGCccccaggggaggaggaaaaaattcttttaaaacgTCAACTTAAACAATGCAGAACGGAGGAAAAAGCTTTCCAGTGGGAGTCCAGGGGCTGGTGTTTTAGTTCTAGGACCTCAGGCCTCCTCACTGTTccaggcctcggtttcctcatttgcCAAGTTTAGCACATTGTACTGGGTGGTCTTTCAGGGGTGGGAAAGAGGAGTGCTCAGGGAATGACAGACAAAAGAACAACAAAGGAAAACGCTAACACAAACTCTGGTGGCACTACAGCCTGTTTGCTATTCTATTACTATTTActtgtctattttctcttcttttccccatttGGGTCTCATTTGCCTCTAATTCAAGATATTGTTCCACCAATGAGGGTTCATGGTCCACCTATGACACCCCCAGGGGCAGCTGGAGCAGGCCCTAGCACTTACCTCTGTGTGTTTCCTGACGGAGAGTTCCTCACTTTAGGGTTACTGGAATGCATTGATTGAAATCCTGAGCTTGCAGTCACAAACAGGGACAGCTCACCGAGTTCCTCTCAGGCTGCAGCAGAAACAGCTGCTCAGGGCAGTGGCAGCAGGTGCGTCCCTTAGCGCTGGCCACCTGTAtgcctttttcctctttgtttttctctgctgtGGAAGTGGGTCCTTTCCCCTTGTGGCTCCAGCATTCTCTGGGTGTGTGCCTCCTGCTGCCAAAGGAAAATCTCGCATCTCCAGGGCACACTACAGGAAAAGGCCACCCAAAAAAAGTTGGGAGCAAAAACACAGAGATATAAAACACCCTTACAACAGGATCACGGTTAAAGCACTAGCCAGCACGACAATGCAGCAGCTAGATCATTCCTCAGCTTCCATCAGGGTTAAAGGAAAGGGTGATGTTCACATTCTGGCCAAAAGGCACTGGTGCTAAAGCAGCTGAAGAGTGACTAAGACTTTCTGCCACGCACATAAGCCTCCCACCCAAGCATCATGTACCAGGCATCTGTAAGCAGACGAGAGGCACGTTTTTATCTGCAGCCATATATTCTCCCTCACATTTCTCTACTTCCGAACACAAAACCCTCAAAAACTtgagtttctctttttccaaaacAATGCTTTGAAACCACCAGGTACTCCAAATCCATAGCAACTATCTGGTGTTTCACCTCTGATGGCTAACAGTGGCATTGAAATGAAACCAGCCCATCCCAATATCAAACCATGAAACAAACTCATCTATGTTTATATTCTCAGGGCCTCAGGGTGGGGAGACATTAAAGGAGGTACTTCTGAAATCAACTACTGAGCCAATACCAAATATAATCAGTTCTGCCCCCTGACTGCTATGATCTTTCTATTAAATTATGCGGAGTATGTGTCTTGCATTCTCACTGCTTAATGACAAGGACTGTAGGCATGGGTAAGCATGGGAACGATCCATAAAGTTGAAGGTGAAAGAACATCTTTGAAGGCTAAGATATTTTTTGAGCCAATCTGCAAGGCCAATTTGAAGCATAAAGGTCAAGAAAACATTCCCAAACCTAGCTAGGGAACAAATGAGGAAGCCCTTGATTTAGGGAGGCCTGGACTAGTTCAGGGAAAACCAGACATACTTTCAGTCACTGCTCCTTCCAGGGCAGTTCCAACATGGTTTTCTTGTGACCACTgtcccctcacctccctcccaccttctggTATCTTCCCGATGGCTACAGGACTGAAGGAAGAGGACATCAGACACAGGATTAGTGGCTAAAGAATCAAAGGGAGTTAGAAGCTGTTACAGCTTACATCAACTTTGAGAGACTTGAGAACTGGACTAAAATTGGGAGGAAGAGTTATATTCTAGTTTTGACAGAGAATGATTATTGTCAAGTGTTAAATGTCTATTTCTTCATTTAGAAATTTGCAATAGTCCCAGCTATTTTACCTGAGACACTGAAAGGAATTTATGGACGTTCTGAGTGCACAcaattacatttttctctttttaaataaaaaagtcaggaaaaagaaCTAGAATAAAATGTTATGGAATGTTTCTATGCTGACCTGAGGAGAAAGCTCCCTAAAAAACATTTTGGTCTTGATTATATTTAAGGTGGTATTTTTATCCCACACCacctgtggtttttttttttttttcccagtttagACCATAAAATTGATTGTGGTTGTCAAGTTTGACATACACGATCATAAACCATTTTGCAACCTCTCTAAACATGAGGAATCACTGGTAAAACAGAAGCAGCAAATGAATCTTGTGTGGACAAAGCCATCAGAAAACATTtacctcaggaaaagaaaagcagctaCCATCTATACAGTCCCCTTCTGCAACTTCTTCTGGTACTTTCTGCCTGCATCACACATTCTAGCACTCAATCATGTTGGAGTAAATAGTCCTACTCATATATTTTATCTCCCAATGAAGACTACATTCTTTGATGACAAGAACCTTGCTTTAAAGTTCTTTGGTTTTTCCAAAATGCTCAGCACGAAGTACTAAAATGTGGTTGGATCCTCAGTGACTTATTCAGCTTCTCCCAGAAAAGAAACACCTGGCATGTGTGGTGTACTCATCTTCCAAAGGATCTCAAAACACactacaaatatcaaatcacttCAGATGCCAGGCCTTTCTCATGAGCTGGTAGCAAAGATTATTTCTAGTAATAATACTATGAAcataaaacacttttattttcaaagtacttCTACATACAGTTTCTCATTCTCACACTTTGTCCAAGCTTGATCAACAGGCATTATTACAGATGAATGGAGGGAGCACAGGCACGTGGATGGCTTCTCCCAGGCTTCCAGTCAGTGCTCTCTGACCCTGCTCTTTCCCCTAAGCCACCTCCTTACCATTACTTTACACGTAGAGAGACAACACAGAAGGCTGTAACAAGCATGTGGGCTCCCCTAGTGACAGAGAATCAAACCCAGGTTTTTCAACCCCAGCCATTACATATCAAGTGCTAAGCACTCAGGTTAACTATTACTATGACCACTACTATTCTCTAGCAAGCTCCCTCGCCTATCTGCCTAATGTCATTTTGTACCTTCTCCAACTGTCACCTGCCTCCCTGCCTAATTCAAGGCAGTTGTTGAAATCAGTCACCCTAGCTTTAGCCTTTCTGACCTTAAAACAACTGAGCAAAAAAATCTGCCAAGTATCTTATCATATAgtcccaaagaataaaattaggCTCTTTAGCCCCTACGCTTGCAGGCTAATGCTGAACTGTTTACCTTTAAGGACTGGAAAAGATCTTCCACAGAATGGTTAACTATAGCTAGAGATAGATTTTCCCCCCCAATACAGCTAAATCTCCTAACTGCTTAGATCTATTTATataatgtttctctcttttctgaaataatACTTAAAACTATGTGTCCAGCACTCTTCTAAGCACTATCCATACCTATTAACTCATTCACAACCCCTAAAGGCAAGCACCTCtactatccctattttacagatgtggaaactgaggctctgaaatgttaagtaattttcccaagtaAGTTGAGTCAGACcccagtaagtggtagagctggtgCTGGGCCAGCACTCTGACTGTGCTCTTCATCACTGTAGTGCCTGTCAGAGTAGGAACATGGTGGACAAGGTGAGCTAGTACATATCAAGTGCTAAGCACTTGGGTTAACTATTACTATGACCACTACTATTCTCTAGCAAGCTCACTCACCTGTCTGCCTAATGTCATTTCatactttctccatctccaacaaccacctgcctccctctctcctcacttcCAGGGCATGGTCCGGCCCAGGAATTAACAGTAGAGAAATCACCAGGCAGGATGTCCTCACCACCAAATCTGCAAACCTGTTCTTATCAGTAGCtaatccttctttcttctctatttttgaaacagaagaaatagcCCACTTTTCCTCAAAGGTCAGTCCCACCACAGGTGGCCTAGGCCCCATCCCTTCCAGCTTGCTGAGAGCTCTCCTCTCCCCCTTGGCCATCCCTTCTATCTCCTGAGTCTCCTGGGTATTTCCAATCAGCATATAGACATGTTGTAGTATCTtccagcaaataaataaataaacaaatataaataaataaagcaaaacaaaacccagcTCGAGCATTCTATTCCCCTTCAGGGCCAGTTTCTCCTCAGAGTTAACAAGACACAGTCTTCACTCCCTTACTTGCCATCCACCCTTTAACCATTGTAACCCAACTTCCACCCACAGATCACAGAAACTGCTATTTTTGCTAAGGTCATCCCTGGCCATTTTTCTAACCCCATCTTACTCTTAGATTTTGCCAGGTAATCACTTCCTTCTTGAAACGCTCTCTTTGTTTCTATAACACCAcgttttcctcctacctctccAGTCACTCTTTCTGCCTCCTTTGCTGGCCCCTTCTCTATCTAATCTTTACAATTTAGAATTCCACAGGACTCTACCCTGGgtcttcttctcttctcattctatgAGTTCTCTCCACGCCAACAACTCCCGAATTTACATCTCCCACTCAGCTTTTGCTCTGCAGACCTGTATACGCAACTGCCAAGTGGACATCTCTCTAGATGTCTCAAACTTAACAAGATCAAACATGAATTCTTCATCTCTACAGAGCCTCCCTCCTGAAAGTACTTTTCCTTCAGTCTTCCACATTTTAGTAAATGGCACCTTCATCCACCCAGCTGCTCACGCCAATAACTTAGGAGTCACTCTTAACACCTCCCTCTCTCACCCCAACCCTTCCatattaagtttgcacgttttgctgaatgaatgaaatctcAGCTTTGGTGTTGCTTCTTCAGAGAGGAAGGCTACCCGAACGCCACCCATCTACATGAAATTCTCCATTATACTCTTTTCATAGCATCCTGTGTTTTCCCTTCACAATATTTTCCATGTTTGTAATTATACATGTAATGACGTGATCATTTGTGTAACATTCATCTCTCTCActagctccttgaaggcagggaccaagACTGATTTGTTCATCCCTGTATTCCTAGCACTTACTACAGTACATGGTatttgctcaaaaaatatttgttgaataaaagttgAAATTTTTCCCGAAGATCATCCTTCTAAGCCAGGCATGCTCTCTAGTGCCATCATCCATCAGTTACTCACCAAAACCCCAAGGGTCACGATACGGCAGTGCTCATCCTGGAGGTGAGGAGTTTGAGGAGTCCAGGAACTCCTTTCTCAAACGTGaccctcacctggaggaggacaaagtaaaggaaaaaaattcttaagtggatttaaaaaagcaataatatTGTTTTCTTACTGAATATCAAGAGAAGAAgagatttcctttttattctagaAATATTAGCTTAAGAGGAAGGTGTCATCTCCCATGTAAACAGAAGCACCTTCCAATTATTAAAGGGCATATTATCCAATCTGTAGATGTTTCAAGGGCCTTGTGACTTTCCCTCCTTCCCAactacacattttattttcagagcTTGGAGAAATACTAAGGgcaaataaaatcaatttttctactttttaaatttctgggcATTTAGTAGGAAAATATGCCTCATTTTTTGCTTCTGTCTATTCCTTATTAGTATAGAGAATTGAGAGCTGACTGTAAaggtgaaaaagacaaaattccagAGACCTTTTTGAATTCACAAAGTGAATAGCATTCACAGTCCCTCCCTACTATCAACTGTAACTGTATATGGCAAGCATGCAGCAAGAAAATTTAGTTTCATATACTTTTGGGGGAATATGGGGCTGAACAACCGGGCCACATGATTTCCTTTGAttaa
Proteins encoded:
- the BCL9 gene encoding B-cell CLL/lymphoma 9 protein isoform X4, with the translated sequence MHSSNPKVRNSPSGNTQSSPKSKQEVMVRPPTVMSPSGNPQLDSKFSNQECNSADHIKSQDSQHTPHSMTPSNATVPRSSTPSHGQTTAPDPTPAQKTPAKVVYVFSTEMANKAAEAVLKGQVETIVSFHIQNISNSKTERSTAPLNTQISALRNDPKPLPQQPPAPANQDQNSSQNSRLQPTPPIPAPAPKPAAPPRPLDRESPGVENKLIPSVGSPASSTPLPPDGTGPNSTPNNRAVTPVSQGSNSSSADPKAPPPPPVSSGEPPTLGENPDGLSQEQLEHRERSLQTLRDIQRMLFPDEKEFTGGQSGGPQQNTGVLDGPQKKPEGPIQAMMAQSQSLGKGPGPRTDVGAPFGPQGHRDMPFSPDEMVPPSMNSQSGPIGPDHLDHMTPEQIAWLKLQQEFYEEKRRKQEQVVVQQCSLQDMMVHQHGPRGVVRGPPPPYQMTPSEGWGPGGAEPFADGINMPHSLPPRGMAPHPNIPGSQMRLPGFAGMINSEMEGPNVPNPASRPGLSGVSWPDDVPKIPDGRNFPPGQGVFSGPGRGERFPNPQGLSEEMFQQQLAEKQLGLPPGMSMEGIRPSMEMNRMIPGSQRHMEPGSNPIFPRIPVEGPLSPSRGDFPKGMPPQMGPGRELEFGMVPSGMKGDVSLNVNMGSNSQMIPQKMREAGAGPEEMMKLRPGGADMLPAQQKMVPLPFGEHPQQEYGMGPRPFLPMSQGPGSNSGLRNLRESIGPDQRTNSRLSHMPPLPLNPSSNPTSLNTAPPGQRGLGRKPLDISVAGSQVHSPGINPLKSPTMRQVQSPMLGSPSGNLKSPQTPSQLAGMLAGPAAAASIKSPPVLGSAAASPVHLKSPSLPAPSPGWTSSPKPPLQSPGIPPNHKAPLTMASPAMLGSVESGGPPPPTASQSASVNIPGSLPSSTPYTMPPEPTLSQNPLSIMMSRMSKFAMPSSTPLYHDAIKTVASSDDDSPPARSPNLPSMNNMPGPNPVVPMPTLSPMGMTQPLSHSNQMPSPNAMGPSIPPHGVPMGPGLISHNPIMGHGTQEPPMVPQGRMGFPQGFPPVQSPPQQVPFPHNGPSGGQGNFPGGMGFPGEGPLGRPSNLPQSSADAALCKPGGPGAPDSFAVLGNSMPSVFTDPDLQEVIRPGATGIPEFDLSRIIPSEKPSQTLQYFPRGEVPGRKQPQGPGPGFSHMQGMMGEQAPRMGLALPGMGGPGPVGTPDIPLGTAPSMPGHNPMRPPAFLQQGMMGPHHRMMSPAQSTMPGQPTLMSNPAAAVGMIPGKDRGPAGLYTHPGPVGSPGMMMSMQGMMGPQQNIMIPPQMRPRGMAADVGMGGFSQGPGNPGNMMF